The following coding sequences are from one Lolium rigidum isolate FL_2022 chromosome 6, APGP_CSIRO_Lrig_0.1, whole genome shotgun sequence window:
- the LOC124665591 gene encoding uncharacterized protein LOC124665591, giving the protein MERGESILDAVLDDEETLEFDGDDVEMADADAVTEEIPIPDAPAAVVGSDGGAAQAEKGGPEGKKKKKKKSGRKKNRARPDGPPTKIADINRFVLDTCRRLKEKKSYLVWNAIGCLGVSAVSDLVREVEAIQKCGGQTIADGSRFRTGGGILWNILKSREPKAYKEIMMKGRELEKQFMYGKGRPHVSRNEDASSQGSALVDEEIEAQDDPEHLVDAEEAPPANNKAETRKPVANRIRVPVSYDDLFEEGEIHEEEPQN; this is encoded by the exons ATGGAAAGGGGCGAGAGCATCCTTGACGCCGTGCTAGACGACGAGGAAACCCTTGAATTCGACGGCGATGACGTGGAGATGGCCGACGCGGACGCCGTCACGGAGGAGATCCCCATCCCTGACGCCCCGGCCGCCGTCGTAGGAAGCGATGGCGGCGCCGCGCAGGCGGAGAAGGGCGGCCcggaaggaaagaaaaagaagaagaaaaagtccgggaggaagaagaacagggcGAGGCCTGATGGGCCGCCCACCAAAATCGCCGACATTAATCG ATTTGTCCTCGACACATGCAGGCGCTTGAAGGAGAAAAAGTCGTACCTTGTTTGGAATGCTATTGGCTGCCTTGGTGTTTCTGCTGTCAGTGATCTTGTCAGAGAG GTTGAGGCCATTCAGAAGTGTGGTGGGCAGACGATTGCTGATGGAAGTCGTTTCCGCACAGGTGGTGGAATTCTCTGGAACATCTTGAAGTCACGAGAACCAAAGGCATACAAGGAAATTATGATGAAGGGAAGGGAACTTGAG AAGCAGTTTATGTATGGGAAAGGCAGGCCACATGTGAGCAGAAACGAAGATGCAAGCTCACAGGGCAGTGCGCTAGTTGATGAGGAAATTGAAGCACAGGATGATCCTGAGCACTTAGTTGATGCGGAGGAAGCACCTCCTGCTAATAATAAAGCTGAAACCCGTAAACCAGTAGCTAACAGGATTCGTGTGCCTGTCTCTTATGATGATCTTTTTGAGGAGGGAGAGATACACGAAGAAGAACCACAAAATTGA
- the LOC124661799 gene encoding uncharacterized protein LOC124661799 — MTTTTATRRWWKRRDGSDDADDLVPMDTQEQEELVRSLEQKQAHHSRRWRRVFAGFLLGYAAFLVYSSFHHAWSPWELRYHAYFMEDLPSPMVIFSDWIAALGCLLAVKGLLQESNSSKRWMWYSFYVSMAVSIFWTYYLLKLPRIRWDVVWLPLGPLIASALSLYVDHTLMKSMQDISTLRSYMYNFKSL, encoded by the exons atgacgacgacgacggcgacgaggagatgGTGGAAGCGgcgcgacggcagcgacgacgccgacgacctcGTCCCCATGGACACCCAAG AGCAGGAGGAGCTGGTCCGGTCGCTGGAGCAGAAGCAGGCGCACCACAGCCGCCGTTGGAGG CGTGTATTTGCGGGGTTCCTCCTCGGCTACGCGGCCTTCCTCGTCTACTCCAGCTTCCACCATGCCTGGTCTCCCTGGGAACTG CGATACCATGCTTACTTTATGGAAGATTTGCCTTCACCGATGGTCATATTTTCAG ATTGGATAGCTGCCCTTGGATGCTTATTAGCAGTTAAGGGGCTACTACAAGAATCAAATTCTTCCAAGAGGTGGATGTGGTATTCATTCTATGTCAGCATGGCAGTTTCCATCTTCTGGACATACTACCTCTTGAA GCTACCAAGGATCCGATGGGATGTTGTGTGGCTCCCGCTTGGCCCTTTGAT TGCTTCCGCGTTGAGCCTCTACGTGGACCATACACTTATGAAGTCAATGCAAGATATCAGCACATTGAGGAGCTATATGTACAACTTCAAGTCCCTGTAA